The Actinopolyspora erythraea genome has a segment encoding these proteins:
- a CDS encoding VanW family protein, which produces MPEDHERPDRTESGRDRRADEPTERIQFLSGDLSGSDAPSREAVGEGTAEADAVRWPDDPETAEVDESRRGTKPAITPPHVAGAAADTAESPDTGRTGADGATRHEVPAEDDTERTDTIPRIAEETTAVPLERDAERTDTIPAVAESTETVEPAAPAAFATASPEYSHDATEWIGHQQPHQPQQDPFGVGQQQLGTPGYPPQSPFGDPAEVPDQREDSAGSLFGRRLPPRRSLLRAGLAAGITLGVLVLLYIGDLAFSSGQVPRGTTVAGVDVGGLDPAAAERELRSRLDDSLSEPVRLEVGKASSSIDPTAAGLSMDWDATLDRVGSQPLNPITRLTSFFTTREVAPQSNVDREKLREQLNRVRNDLHRESVEGTIRFEGSEPVPVFPVTGRNVDIERSLDVVVRDWVGGDPVALPYTKEEVRTTESGVRRALERVARPAVSGPVTVNGDGVQATLAPADIASALRFEPNDSGGLDWHIDVPTAKKVVKPQVESTLKEGKDASFVFEDGKPTVEPSETGRGIDWKKTFEPLREKLTQSGSDTIEAVYEDVPAELTTEEAKKLGIEEKVSTFTTGGFSEDSGVNIKRVAQEVDGALVKPGETFSLNGHTGIRQKEQGYIASGIIKDGRPDEAVGGGISQFATTLYNASYLAGMKDVEHREHSYYISRYPMGREATVFQRPDGTSVIDVKFKNVSDSGILIKTAWTSDSVKVTFWGTKQYEVKSETSDKTDVTEPEEKTIPAGEHCIESSGKKGFTVYNTRIRKNIETGEVTKNRRKVVYDPQPIIKCEKKKDEQ; this is translated from the coding sequence GTGCCGGAAGACCACGAACGTCCCGATCGCACCGAGAGTGGTCGGGACCGGCGAGCGGACGAACCGACCGAGCGGATTCAGTTTCTCTCCGGTGATCTGAGCGGCAGTGATGCTCCCAGCCGCGAAGCGGTGGGCGAGGGCACGGCGGAGGCGGACGCCGTTCGGTGGCCGGACGATCCGGAGACGGCGGAGGTCGACGAGTCACGTCGCGGCACCAAGCCCGCTATCACACCGCCACATGTCGCGGGGGCCGCCGCCGACACGGCCGAGAGCCCGGACACGGGACGAACCGGGGCTGACGGCGCGACCCGGCACGAGGTCCCGGCCGAGGACGACACCGAACGCACCGACACCATCCCCCGGATCGCCGAGGAGACCACGGCGGTTCCCCTCGAACGGGACGCCGAGCGCACCGACACCATCCCCGCCGTGGCCGAGAGCACCGAGACCGTCGAGCCGGCCGCTCCCGCCGCGTTCGCCACCGCCTCGCCCGAGTACTCCCACGACGCGACCGAGTGGATCGGTCACCAGCAGCCCCACCAGCCCCAGCAGGACCCCTTCGGGGTGGGGCAGCAGCAGCTCGGGACGCCCGGCTATCCCCCGCAGTCCCCGTTCGGGGATCCGGCGGAGGTCCCGGATCAGCGGGAGGACTCGGCGGGGTCGCTCTTCGGGCGGAGGCTGCCGCCGCGCCGTTCCTTACTCCGGGCGGGGCTCGCCGCCGGGATCACCCTCGGCGTACTCGTGCTGCTCTACATCGGTGACCTGGCGTTCAGCAGCGGTCAGGTGCCCCGGGGCACCACGGTCGCCGGCGTCGACGTCGGCGGACTGGACCCCGCTGCCGCCGAGCGGGAACTGCGCTCCCGGCTCGACGACTCGCTCAGCGAACCCGTCCGGCTCGAAGTCGGCAAGGCCAGCAGCAGCATCGATCCCACGGCCGCCGGGTTGTCGATGGACTGGGACGCCACGCTGGACAGGGTGGGCTCGCAGCCGCTGAATCCGATCACGAGGCTGACCTCGTTCTTCACCACCCGCGAGGTGGCTCCGCAGAGCAACGTGGACAGGGAGAAGCTGCGTGAGCAGCTGAACCGGGTGCGCAACGACCTCCACCGGGAGTCGGTGGAGGGAACCATCCGGTTCGAGGGCTCCGAGCCCGTGCCGGTGTTCCCGGTCACCGGCAGGAACGTGGACATCGAGCGCTCGCTGGACGTCGTGGTCCGCGACTGGGTGGGCGGCGATCCGGTCGCGCTGCCTTACACGAAGGAGGAGGTCCGCACCACCGAGTCCGGGGTGCGGCGCGCGCTGGAGCGGGTAGCCCGCCCCGCCGTCTCGGGGCCGGTGACCGTGAACGGCGACGGGGTGCAGGCCACTCTGGCTCCCGCCGACATCGCCAGCGCGCTGCGTTTCGAGCCGAACGACTCGGGCGGCCTGGACTGGCACATCGACGTCCCCACGGCGAAGAAGGTCGTCAAGCCGCAGGTCGAGTCCACCCTCAAGGAGGGCAAGGACGCCTCCTTCGTCTTCGAGGACGGCAAGCCCACCGTCGAGCCCTCCGAGACCGGGCGCGGCATCGACTGGAAGAAGACGTTCGAGCCGCTGCGGGAGAAGCTCACCCAGTCCGGTTCGGACACCATCGAAGCGGTCTACGAGGACGTTCCCGCCGAGCTGACCACCGAAGAGGCGAAGAAGCTCGGTATCGAGGAGAAGGTCAGCACCTTCACCACGGGCGGGTTCAGCGAGGACTCCGGGGTGAACATCAAACGCGTCGCCCAGGAGGTCGACGGTGCTCTCGTCAAGCCGGGCGAGACGTTCAGCCTCAACGGCCACACCGGCATCCGCCAGAAGGAACAGGGCTACATCGCCTCCGGAATCATCAAGGACGGGCGTCCCGACGAGGCCGTCGGCGGCGGCATCTCCCAGTTCGCCACCACGCTGTACAACGCCTCCTACCTCGCGGGCATGAAGGACGTGGAGCACAGGGAGCACAGCTACTACATCAGCCGCTACCCGATGGGGCGGGAAGCGACGGTGTTCCAGCGCCCGGACGGAACCAGCGTGATCGACGTGAAGTTCAAGAACGTCTCCGACAGCGGGATCCTGATCAAGACCGCGTGGACGTCGGATTCGGTGAAGGTGACCTTCTGGGGGACCAAGCAGTACGAGGTCAAGTCCGAGACCAGCGACAAGACCGACGTCACGGAGCCCGAGGAGAAGACGATACCCGCCGGTGAGCACTGCATCGAGAGCAGCGGCAAGAAGGGCTTCACGGTCTACAACACCCGGATCCGGAAGAACATCGAGACCGGTGAGGTGACCAAGAACCGGCGGAAGGTCGTCTACGACC
- a CDS encoding GroES family chaperonin, with the protein MTDAKLEIQMLHDRVMVRVSEESGERRSSGGIVIPATAQVAKRLLWGEVFGVGSHVRSVQTGDQVLFNPEEQYEVEVRGEIYVVLRERDLHAVASERTEQGTGLYL; encoded by the coding sequence GTGACCGATGCCAAGCTTGAGATCCAGATGTTGCACGACCGGGTCATGGTGCGGGTCTCCGAAGAGTCCGGTGAACGCCGCAGCAGCGGCGGTATCGTGATCCCGGCGACCGCGCAGGTGGCCAAGCGCCTGCTCTGGGGTGAGGTTTTCGGTGTGGGCAGTCACGTGCGCAGCGTCCAAACCGGGGACCAGGTGCTGTTCAACCCCGAGGAGCAGTACGAGGTGGAGGTCCGGGGCGAGATCTACGTGGTGCTGCGGGAGCGTGACCTGCACGCCGTGGCCTCCGAACGGACCGAGCAGGGGACAGGTCTGTATCTTTGA
- a CDS encoding NHL domain-containing thioredoxin family protein, which produces MSTSHRKRRARVRAPELTGRQWLNTGGRTQRLAELRGRFVLLDFWAFCCVNCLHVLDELRPLEREFAEELVTIGVHSPKFEHEADPDALAAAVERYDVEHPVLDDPELATWRDYAVKAWPTLVLVDPEGYVVHEAAGEGHVEALRRILGELVAEHERRGTLHRGAEPRVPAPESDTTLRFPSKVLALDEGTLLVADSARHSLVELAADGETPLRRIGTGSRGRADGDAEFASFSEPGGLTLLPEAVAARAGYDVVVADTVNHLLRGVRLADGAVVTVAGTGAQWRDEPDSGAALRTPLTSPWDVTWWEPAGGVVIAMAGNHTLGLFDPVAGNISRFAGTTVEGLRDGPAAETFLAQPSGLAAASAETDPAGSERLWFVDAETSALRWVEPRDGGFEVRTAIGKGLFDFGHTDGPAADALLQHPLGVAVLPDGTVAICDTYNGAIRRYEPATAEVSTLATGLSEPSGAVTSEGELVVAASAAHRLERPVPPGMTARLIEGGAQRVNRPATEIRAGEVELTVVFEPPPGQKLDERYGPSTRLEVSSSPEDMLVSGAGAGTELSRRLVLAEGYEQGVLHVVAQAASCDDDSAVEHPACRLTRQDWGVPVRIDRGGSDRLPLVMGGLDEQ; this is translated from the coding sequence GTGAGTACTTCGCACCGGAAACGTCGTGCCCGTGTACGCGCCCCGGAGCTGACCGGCCGTCAGTGGTTGAACACCGGCGGGCGGACGCAGCGGCTGGCCGAGCTGCGTGGCAGGTTCGTGCTGCTGGACTTCTGGGCGTTCTGCTGCGTCAACTGCCTGCACGTCCTCGACGAGCTGCGGCCGCTGGAGCGCGAGTTCGCCGAGGAACTGGTCACCATCGGCGTGCACTCCCCCAAGTTCGAGCACGAGGCGGACCCGGACGCGCTCGCCGCCGCCGTGGAGCGCTACGACGTCGAACACCCGGTGCTCGACGACCCGGAGCTGGCCACCTGGCGCGACTACGCCGTGAAGGCGTGGCCCACCCTGGTCCTGGTCGACCCCGAGGGCTACGTGGTGCACGAGGCCGCCGGTGAGGGGCACGTCGAAGCGCTGCGCAGGATACTCGGCGAGCTGGTGGCCGAGCACGAACGACGCGGCACCCTGCACCGCGGGGCCGAGCCCCGGGTTCCCGCGCCGGAGTCGGACACCACCCTGCGGTTTCCCTCGAAGGTCCTCGCCCTGGACGAGGGCACGCTGCTCGTCGCGGACTCCGCGCGGCACTCACTGGTCGAGCTCGCCGCCGACGGCGAGACACCGCTGCGCCGCATCGGCACCGGCAGCCGAGGCCGCGCCGACGGGGACGCCGAGTTCGCCTCCTTCAGCGAGCCGGGCGGGTTGACGCTGCTGCCCGAGGCCGTCGCGGCGCGGGCCGGTTACGACGTGGTGGTCGCCGACACCGTGAACCACCTGCTGCGCGGCGTCCGGCTGGCGGACGGGGCCGTCGTCACGGTCGCGGGGACCGGTGCGCAGTGGCGGGACGAACCGGACTCCGGGGCGGCGCTGCGGACACCGCTGACCAGCCCCTGGGACGTGACCTGGTGGGAACCGGCCGGCGGTGTGGTGATCGCGATGGCCGGAAACCACACCCTCGGACTGTTCGACCCGGTCGCGGGAAATATCTCCCGGTTCGCGGGCACCACGGTGGAGGGGCTGCGCGACGGCCCGGCGGCCGAGACCTTCCTCGCGCAGCCGTCCGGACTCGCCGCCGCGAGCGCGGAGACGGACCCCGCCGGTTCCGAGCGGCTCTGGTTCGTCGACGCCGAGACCTCCGCGTTGCGGTGGGTCGAACCCCGCGACGGGGGTTTCGAGGTGCGCACCGCGATCGGCAAGGGCCTGTTCGACTTCGGCCACACCGACGGTCCCGCCGCCGACGCGCTGCTGCAGCACCCGCTCGGGGTCGCCGTGCTGCCGGACGGAACCGTGGCGATCTGTGACACCTACAACGGGGCGATCCGCCGTTACGAACCCGCCACGGCGGAGGTCTCCACGCTCGCGACGGGGCTCTCCGAACCCTCGGGTGCCGTCACCTCGGAGGGTGAGCTCGTGGTGGCCGCGAGCGCCGCGCATCGGCTGGAACGCCCGGTGCCGCCGGGGATGACCGCGCGCCTGATCGAGGGAGGAGCGCAGCGGGTCAACCGCCCGGCCACCGAGATCCGTGCCGGTGAGGTCGAGCTCACGGTGGTGTTCGAGCCGCCGCCCGGGCAGAAGCTCGACGAGCGCTACGGCCCCTCGACGCGGCTGGAGGTGAGTTCCTCCCCCGAGGACATGCTGGTTTCCGGCGCGGGTGCGGGCACCGAGCTGAGCAGGCGCCTGGTGCTGGCCGAGGGCTACGAGCAGGGAGTGCTGCACGTGGTCGCGCAGGCGGCCAGTTGTGACGACGACTCGGCGGTCGAGCATCCGGCGTGCCGGTTGACCAGGCAGGACTGGGGAGTTCCGGTCCGGATCGACCGAGGGGGCAGCGACAGGCTCCCACTGGTCATGGGTGGGCTCGACGAGCAGTGA
- a CDS encoding type II toxin-antitoxin system VapC family toxin, translating to MNAVVLDASVAVDLLAGTDYAPAAIDRLARTELHAPAHLDAEVLSALGRMQRAGDLAVDDVELALDRLTAMPVTRHPLPSLLTGTWARRADVRLLDAFYIALAEHLGLRVLTTDHRLARVCPKLTETLHLPNEQ from the coding sequence ATGAACGCCGTGGTCCTGGATGCCTCCGTGGCGGTCGATCTACTCGCGGGCACCGACTACGCCCCAGCGGCGATCGACCGTCTGGCCAGGACCGAGCTGCACGCTCCGGCGCACCTGGACGCGGAAGTTCTCTCCGCGCTCGGTCGAATGCAGCGCGCCGGTGACCTCGCTGTCGACGATGTCGAATTGGCCCTGGACCGCCTCACAGCCATGCCCGTTACTCGTCACCCGCTACCAAGTCTGCTGACGGGGACGTGGGCACGGCGCGCGGACGTGCGGCTGCTCGACGCGTTCTACATTGCGCTGGCCGAGCACCTCGGTCTTCGGGTACTGACCACAGACCACAGACTGGCCAGGGTGTGCCCCAAGCTGACCGAGACCCTGCATCTACCGAACGAACAGTGA
- a CDS encoding type II toxin-antitoxin system CcdA family antitoxin yields MTRMNVWVPDELAKRAREAHLNLSALTQAAIAAELARTDTDVWLATLPAPRGITHEAVVTALDDAREEFGA; encoded by the coding sequence ATGACACGGATGAACGTGTGGGTTCCTGATGAGCTCGCAAAGCGAGCACGCGAAGCACATCTCAACCTCTCGGCGTTGACGCAGGCTGCCATCGCCGCTGAGTTGGCGCGCACCGATACCGATGTATGGCTGGCGACGCTGCCCGCGCCGCGTGGGATCACCCATGAGGCGGTCGTTACCGCGCTCGATGACGCGCGTGAGGAGTTCGGTGCGTGA
- a CDS encoding YunG family protein: MRHRCPHPQRSLGGGDLMWGDVRRGGEWIGYHWWNRLGDSLELDLTRDQFAPNELVGPGDPVSRPTGKTRLDTEYETLRKRVLTYLKR; encoded by the coding sequence ATGCGGCACCGCTGCCCTCATCCTCAACGATCTCTTGGGGGGGGCGACCTCATGTGGGGCGATGTTCGCCGCGGCGGCGAATGGATCGGCTACCACTGGTGGAATCGCCTCGGTGACAGCCTGGAACTGGATCTCACTCGAGACCAGTTCGCTCCCAACGAGCTCGTCGGCCCCGGTGACCCCGTCTCTCGTCCGACCGGCAAGACCCGCCTCGACACGGAGTACGAAACCCTCCGGAAACGAGTACTGACTTACCTCAAGCGCTAG
- a CDS encoding thioredoxin domain-containing protein — MSTSQRNRRVRVRAPELTGREWLNTGGRTQRLAELRGRFVLLDFWAFQTEVSTGPLSV; from the coding sequence GTGAGTACTTCGCAGCGGAACCGTCGTGTCCGTGTACGCGCCCCGGAGCTGACCGGCCGTGAGTGGTTGAACACCGGCGGGCGGACGCAGCGGCTGGCCGAGCTGCGTGGCAGGTTCGTACTGCTGGACTTCTGGGCGTTCCAGACCGAAGTATCAACTGGTCCACTGTCGGTGTGA